A window of the Hypomesus transpacificus isolate Combined female chromosome 10, fHypTra1, whole genome shotgun sequence genome harbors these coding sequences:
- the LOC124472339 gene encoding RING finger protein 212B-like translates to MDWFHCNNCFRRQGVHFAVSSCGHISCEGCINPSRCTICGASCNYLPISDQMKTQEQVFFKDPVKLIQSRLEHIAQIALFQRRQKESVISHFKHKSVELEKRLKDVTDQCYRLFSHELKSPLCPLCRQVSELKRENAELKKPLSQRRVSPGNRFQVNGTTQRMSLPMAVTSPVTPRSRNVSHPGSAEIQERNRDRNHRLTLTA, encoded by the exons ATGGACTGGTTCCATTGCAACAACTGTTTCCGAAGACAGGGAGTCCATTTCGCTGTATCCAGCTGTGGTCACATCTCCTGTGAAGGCTGCATTAACCCTA GCCGGTGCACTATTTGTGGGGCAAGCTGTAATTACCTGCCCATTTCAGACCAG ATGAAGACTCAGGAACAGGTGTTTTTCAAGGACCCAGTAAAACTGATTCAGTCACGCCTGGAGCACATAGCACAG ATTGCTCTATTTCAACGGAGGCAAAAGGAGAGTGTGATTTCACACTTTAAACACAAGTCTGTGGAGCTGGAGAAAAGATTGAAAGATGTCACAGACCAGTGCTACAGGTTATTTAGCCATGAAC TTAAATCTCCCCTGTGTCCTCTCTGCAGACAAGTGTCAGAGCTGAAAAGAGAGAATGCTGAGTTGAAGAAGCCACTGTCTCAGAGAAGG GTATCACCTGGCAACAGATTCCAAGTGAATGG CACTACTCAAAGAATGTCACTACCAATGGCTGTGACTTCCCCAG TCACTCCTCGCTCTCGAAATGTCAG TCACCCAGGCTCAGCTGAGAttcaggagaggaacagagacagaaaccATAGACTTACCCTAACA GCCTGA
- the LOC124472919 gene encoding LOW QUALITY PROTEIN: zona pellucida sperm-binding protein 3-like (The sequence of the model RefSeq protein was modified relative to this genomic sequence to represent the inferred CDS: inserted 2 bases in 1 codon), translating into MEGPSRSCAKCSTSIPWKLPSXSQFITMPTGGEAIFIYSLSDCKFKRLLTGNRIIYTNQLTYRPYGKPEPAVFTYPIKCVYNGSEELAPRFLQPTYGSVKGNGELDFHMGLLNEDLTAMARTNVIVRGSFIPIWAAVEQGDHQPLLLLMDECVAALTAELQPETQVYPIVTNHGCLVDSKAERSKFLPRYHSSAIVLYLNSFKFDMGQEVYIHCNLVAWDPDELNESRKACHYVEKNQQWELLDDILQSSLCNCCDSKCNSRLKRSVPSEPQGLVQNSVIGPLIIV; encoded by the exons ATGGAGGGTCCATCCAGATCTTGTGCCAAATGTAGCACGTCTATTCCTTGGAAATTGCCTTC ATCCCAATTTATTACCATGCCTACTGGAGGTGAGGCCATCTTTATATACAGCCTAAGTGACTGCAAGTTCAAAAGATTG CTAACTGGAAATCGTATCATCTATACAAACCAGTTGACATACAGGCCTTATGGAAAGCCTGAGCCTGCTGTATTCACATACCCAATTAAGTGTGTTTATAATGG ATCAGAAGAGTTGGCCCCCCGCTTCTTACAACCTACTTATGGTAGTGTGAAAGGTAATGGAGAACTGGACTTTCACATGGGCCTTTTGAATG AAGACCTAACGGCAATGGCTAGGACTAATGTCATCGTTCGTGGCTCCTTCATCCCCATTTGGGCAGCTGTGGAGCAGGGTGACCATCAGCCCTTGCTGCTGCTCATGGATGAGTGTGTGGCTGCCTTGACAGCAGAGCTGCAGCCCGAGACCCAAGTGTACCCCATCGTCACCAACCATGG TTGTCTTGTAGATAGCAAAGCTGAAAGATCTAAGTTCCTTCCCCGATACCATTCTTCTGCCATCGTGCTCTATCTGAATTCATTCAAATTTGATATGGGACAAGAA GTTTATATTCACTGCAATCTTGTTGCATGGGATCCAGATGAGCTTAATGAAAGCAGGAAGGCCTGCCATTACGTAGAGAAGAACCAACA ATGGGAGCTCCTAGATGACATACTGCAAAGTTCTCTTTGCAACTGTTGTGACTCGAAGTGTAATTCTCGGCTAAAAAGAAGTGTTCCATCAG AACCTCAAGGCCTGGTACAAAACTCTGTGATTGGGCCGCTCATCATTGTGTAG
- the nedd8l gene encoding NEDD8 ubiquitin like modifier, like, which produces MLIKVKTLTGKEIEIDIEPTDKVERIKERVEEKEGIPPQQQRLIYSGKQMNDEKTAADYKIQGGSVLHLVLALRGGLICCCLRLNPTC; this is translated from the exons ATGCTGATCAAGGTTAAG ACCCTCACTGGTAAAGAAATAGAGATCGATATCGAGCCAACAGATAAG GTGGAAAGAATtaaagagagagtggaggagaaagaaggaatTCCACCTCAGCAGCAAAGGCTCATCTACAGTGGAAAACAGAT GAACGATGAGAAGACAGCTGCAGACTACAAGATCCAGGGAGGGTCAGTGCTGCATCTGGTTCTCGCGCTCAGAGGAGGGCTTATATGCTGTTGCCTCAGACTAAACCCTACCTGCTAG
- the homeza gene encoding homeobox and leucine zipper encoding a, which translates to MATYSGLNRKTGLAVDMREPLKSDVTQAEGVEKHALPRPSKGSHQPSPNGKTRLSCASDRNSSGERGGSVSFSTNHNSVVCLPLVSEGLKLVWTQSDQTRELDSIAELVQAFNVFPYPTSREVNALARHCALPLDKVKVWFMVQRIKYGISWASEEIEETRRKLAGPELAGDCAETKEEIKMKRKGFEESPKEAEDNDQIEGILLSPHVPQKKSKYETPEPFKPSKTVPCFSSSLPPPEDSYYYRPPADMPGSTAVDTSVDLSDASTQQRRHGRYKKSKAQLAVLRSSFLVENWPAEAELRRLQEETSLSRNDIRKWFSDSRYQLRNGRGLVGVSQGYPHTIVTGAKNDAHQLQPLPLVANKVRTEPNGVEDKSKALGRGGRSNGIKDSHFFQTFLSNSIEAFGERAVGVEVERDEVMEEASVQKDTFKEAEIESEDEKPLQLVKVIKQTEIPQQLSEGTIPSPSSSPSLSATPPPPSAAPSIRHLSNNSQKSACSAKGNSSHGAQPLSSPLSSPSPALTPAGRPRKTKEQLDILKQHFLTCQWPKSEDYTQLVELTSLPRADVIQWFGDTRYAVKNGQLRWVQGVREQFLAELAMQQNGSGVSNSNGLSGTLRGGGGRKRKSQVSVITSPASTADSPDINPLEVYYRLTGVLQEKDLDSLCKKSRMSYQQVRDWFASQEAVVTEPKSNATD; encoded by the coding sequence ATGGCAACATACAGTGGCCTTAACAGAAAAACAGGACTAGCGGTGGACATGAGAGAACCTTTGAAGAGTGATGTTACACAGGCAGAAGGTGTTGAAAAACATGCTCTGCCACGCCCCTCAAAGGGATCCCACCAACCGAGCCCTAATGGAAAAACACGACTATCCTGTGCATCAGACAGAAATTCAAGTGGGGAAAGAGGTGGTTCGGTGAGTTTCAGCACCAACCACAATTCAGTAGTGTGCCTGCCATTGGTGTCAGAAGGTCTGAAATTGGTGTGGACACAATCTGACCAGACACGTGAACTAGACTCTATTGCAGAGCTGGTTCAGGCTTTTAATGTGTTCCCCTACCCAACATCCCGTGAGGTGAATGCCCTAGCCCGGCACTGCGCACTGCCACTGGATAAAGTCAAGGTGTGGTTTATGGTGCAGAGAATCAAATATGGCATCAGCTGGGCATCAGAGGAAATTGAGGAAACGCGACGCAAATTGGCTGGACCTGAGCTGGCGGGCGACTGCGCAGAGACAAAGGAGGAGATCAAGATGAAGAGAAAAGGATTTGAAGAGTCTCCAAAAGAGGCAGAGGATAATGATCAAATAGAGGGTATTCTCTTGTCCCCTCACGTCCCACAGAAGAAATCCAAATATGAGACACCAGAACCTTTCAAACCATCCAAAACAGTCCCATGTTTCAGTTCCTCGCTCCCGCCCCCTGAGGACTCGTACTACTACCGTCCGCCTGCTGACATGCCCGGAAGCACCGCAGTAGATACCTCGGTGGACCTTTCAGATGCCTCTACCCAACAGAGACGGCATGGGCGCTACAAGAAGTCCAAAGCTCAGCTTGCAGTCCTTCGCAGCAGCTTCCTGGTAGAGAATTGGCCAGCGGAAGCAGAACTGAGGCGTCTGCAGGAAGAAACGAGTCTGAGCCGGAATGACATCCGCAAATGGTTTAGCGACAGTCGTTATCAGCTTAGAAATGGACGGGGCTTGGTTGGAGTGTCCCAGGGTTATCCACATACCATTGTTACGGGAGCAAAGAATGATGCTCATCAGCTTCAACCTCTTCCCCTTGTTGCTAACAAGGTCCGTACTGAACCAAATGGTGTGGAAGATAAAAGTAAGGCTTTGGGAAGAGGAGGACGTAGTAATGGGATAAAAGATTCTCACTTCTTCCAGACTTTCCTGTCGAACAGCATTGAAGCATTTGGGGAGAGAGCAGTgggagtggaggtggagagagatgaggtcaTGGAGGAGGCCTCTGTCCAAAAAGACACATTTAAAGAGGCAGAGATCGAAAGTGAAGATGAAAAGCCTCTTCAACTGGTCAAAGTCATCAAACAGACAGAAATCCCACAGCAACTATCAGAGGGTACTATCCCCTCCCcgtcttcctccccttctctatctgccaccccaccaccaccgtcTGCTGCTCCCTCTATCAGACATCTCTCTAACAACTCGCAGAAGTCGGCTTGTTCTGCCAAAGGCAATTCTTCACATGGAGCCCAGCCCCTCTCCAGTCCTCTTTCATCACCCTCTCCTGCTCTAACGCCTGCAGGCCGACCACGCAAGACCAAGGAGCAGCTGGACATACTAAAGCAGCACTTCCTGACCTGCCAATGGCCGAAGAGTGAGGACTACACGCAGCTAGTGGAACTAACAAGCTTGCCCCGAGCAGATGTCATCCAGTGGTTTGGAGATACTCGTTATGCTGTTAAAAATGGTCAACTACGCTGGGTGCAGGGGGTCCGGGAGCAATTCCTGGCTGAGCTTGCAATGCAACAAAATGGCAGTGGGGTTTCCAACAGCAATGGTTTGAGTGGGACTCTTCGGGGTGGAGGGGGCCGTAAACGAAAGTCTCAAGTTAGCGTCATAACATCACCCGCATCAACTGCTGATTCACCTGACATCAATCCACTGGAGGTGTACTATCGCCTGACTGGGGTGCTTCAAGAGAAGGATCTGGACTCCCTTTGCAAAAAGTCAAGAATGAGCTACCAGCAGGTGCGCGACTGGTTTGCATCACAGGAAGCAGTTGTAACTGAACCAAAATCCAATGCCACTGATTAA
- the LOC124472889 gene encoding zona pellucida sperm-binding protein 3-like, giving the protein MSVFVTVVLFLVLAVAVNADIEVDCGHTEVKVRWSDPRSQMEPSLLKLGTCSPNSFYDGKAVFNVNLEDCSFRRMVTGGQVIFLNDLTHIYDPAFSQPVVCAFERHSDWSPPLYTPKFNTYGYSNLVFQMGLMNADFTGPALSSAYPLGSLIPIMAAVYQSSHQPLLLHMEECFAAMTPQPQPDSPVYPIITNKGCLVDSKSTNSRFQTRERTSEMHLLLQAFKFPLGEDVYIHCKLMAWDPEGLDSSKKACHFVKGHGWELLDDPARSDLCRCCDSHCMARRKRGLASGQGVMQKTVLGPLTIIDGSTP; this is encoded by the exons ATGAGTGTCTTTGTTACAGTCGTGCTGTTTTTGGTCCTTGCTGTTGCAGTAAATGCAG ACATCGAAGTAGACTGTGGACACACTGAAGTTAAAGTAAGATGGTCAGACCCAAGATCCCAGATGGAACCGTCTCTACTCAAACTGGGTACCTGTTCACCCAACAGTTTTTATGATGGGAAAGCTGTGTTCAATGTTAATCTCGAAGACTGCAGCTTCAGGAGAATG GTAACTGGAGGCCAGGTGATCTTTCTGAATGATTTGACCCATATCTATGACCCGGCCTTCTCTCAACCTGTGGTCTGTGCCTTTGAAAG GCATAGTGACTGGTCTCCTCCATTGTACACTCCAAAATTTAACACCTATGGCTATTCAAATTTGGTTTTTCAAATGGGACTAATGAATG CTGACTTCACAGGTCCAGCTCTGTCTAGTGCCTACCCCCTGGGCTCCCTCATCCCCATTATGGCTGCAGTTTACCAGAGTTCCCATCAGCCCTTGCTGCTGCACATGGAGGAATGTTTTGCTGCCATGACACCACAGCCGCAGCCTGATTCTCCAGTATACCCCATCATCACTAACAAGGG ATGCCTTGTGGACAGTAAATCTACCAATTCGAGGTTTCAGACGAGGGAAAGAACCTCAGAAATGCATCTTTTGCTTCAAGCCTTCAAATTTCCCCTTGGAGAGGAT GTGTATATCCACTGTAAGCTAATGGCCTGGGATCCTGAAGGACTTGACAGCAGCAAAAAGGCTTGCCATTTTGTGAAGGGACACGG CTGGGAGCTACTTGATGACCCTGCCAGGAGTGACTTGTGCCGTTGCTGTGACTCACACTGTATGGCCAGGAGGAAAAGGGGTCTAGCATCAG GACAAGGGGTAATGCAAAAGACTGTCCTTGGACCACTAACCATCATTGATGGTTCAACCCCTTAA